Part of the Olsenella profusa DSM 13989 genome, AGAGCACGTCCACGAGCACCGAGCGCGGGATGGGCTCGGCGCCCTCGTAGGCCGGCGTGGCGACGTACTGCACGGTCACGTCGGGGTAGGCCGCGAGCCAGCCCCTGATGGCGGCCTCGAAGACGTCCATGCCGCCCTGGCCGTCGCTCGCCCCCACGTTGAGCATGCGCGTCCCCGTCACCAGGTTCTCCCTGCGCTCCTCGCCGCCAAGCGACTTGGCCAGCAGGTGGCAGCGGTTCCAGAACCAGTCGCGGGAGACCCTGCCGTCGGGCAGCACGATGGTCGCCCTCGAGTTCCTGGGCCAGCCCGCCGGACGCCACGTGCCCGACGGGCCTGCGCCGGACCCTCGGGGTCAGCCTCGCGTTAGGATACTGGTACATGGGGGCTCCTCTCGCCGCAAGTCCAGTCAACTCACAGTTTGGTGGAGCCCTCCTCCTTTGTCACACGCGGGGTGTCAACAACCTGTTGGCGCGCAATAGCTAGGTGCTGCGCGCATCCGCGTATGCTCACTGATCGCCGCCCTGCGCGACCGCGCTGTGGCGGGCCATGTGGCGCACCCTCGCTCCACGGTGTATGAGTTTGCCCCCTTCACGAGTGAGATGCGACGTGAGGGTTACACGATTCTCTGTGGGCAGATGGCCCCTATTCACTTCGAGCTATTCGAGCGGGCCATACAAGATGGCGGCTACAACTTCGAGGTGTTGCCTGCGGTGAGCGAACGCACCGTTGAACTGGGGCTCAGATACGCCAACAACGACATGTGCTATCCCGCAATTCACATTGTGGGGCAGGTCATGGAGGCGGTGCTCTCGGGCAGGTATGACCCGCACCACCTGGCCATCATGATGACCAATCCCGGAGACGGTTGTCGTGCGAGCAACTACCTCTCAGCCATCAGTCGGGCCCTGCGTGACGCGGGTTTTGCGAAGGCGCCCATCATCTCGTCATCGCTGCTTTCGTTTGATGGTCGTCACCCTGGCTTCCGATCGTCTATGAAGACGTTCGTCGACATGGCTCGCGCCTGCATCATTGGTGACGCCCTCATGCTATGTCTGCACCGCACGCGTCCCTACGAGCAGGTTCCGGGATCCGCCGATGCGCTCTTCCGGCTGTGGATGGATCGGTGCAAGGAGGCGTTGGCAGGCTACACTTTCGCAAGCTTCGCCCATGATGTCGCGGCCATTGTGGCAGACTTCGACACACTTACCCTAGTAGACGACGGGAGTCGCCCGCGTGTGGGCGTGGTGGGCGAGATACATACGAAGTACGATCCCGACGGCAACAATGACATCGTAGCCATCATTGAGACACAGGGCTGTGAGGCGGTGGTGGGAAGCCTGATGAACTATCTGCTCTTTGAGATGAGTGGCGACCGTGCAGGTACGCAAGGGTCAGACGCAACCGAAGCCGACGGCACCTCAGCACGCGTGGCAGCTGCGATCAAGACCCTCGAGAGCATGCGTGCCGTACTCACCCGTGCGCTTGAGCGTTCGTCTCGTTTTGATGCGCCGTTCGACCTCTGCGCCTTGCGCGAGCGGGGGACACGAGTGATTTCGGGACACAATACCTGCGGCATGGGCTGGTTGCTTGCAGGCGAGGTTACCGAACTGGTCGAACATGGCTGCATCAACGTCCTGTGCTTGCAACCGTTCTCGTGTCTGCCCAACCACATCGCGGGCAAGGCGATCATCAAGGAGATGCGTCGTAGATACCCCGGGCTCAACATGATGACGATTGACTATGACCCAGGTGCCAGCGAGATCAACCAGCTCAACCGAATTATGCTGCTTACCTCGGTGGCGCACGCCGAGTACAACGCTGGCAGTGACATGCCCCGCC contains:
- a CDS encoding DNA/RNA non-specific endonuclease produces the protein MLPDGRVSRDWFWNRCHLLAKSLGGEERRENLVTGTRMLNVGASDGQGGMDVFEAAIRGWLAAYPDVTVQYVATPAYEGAEPIPRSVLVDVLSSDGRLDERLEVYNAAKGYAIDYRDGTYAPT